One Streptosporangium becharense genomic window, TCACGACGCGTCCGCCCGGTGCGAAGAGCACGTCGTCGGCCACCGGATACAAGGTCATCTGGTCGAGCACGGTCTTGAGCCCCCAATCTCTCCGGGCTCGAACTCTGCCGTGCCGACCCCCTCCCCCGGTTACATCATCGGCGCGCCGCCGTTAAGACGAGCGGCCGGATGTAAAAACGGTGTTACACCGTAAGACTGTCGAACTCCCCGTCCTTCACCCCGAGCACGAGGGCACGGATCTCGTCACGCGTGTAGATGAGGGCCGGCCCCTCCGGGAAACGCGAGTTGCGGACGGCGATGCTGCCGTCCGGCAACTCGGCGAGCTCGACGCAGTTGCCCGTCGAGTTGCTGTAGCGGCTCTTACGCCAGCTGGCCCCGGCAAGGTCGGCTGCGGGCATGCCGTTGTAGGTCTTCTCCATTTACATCTCTCTGAGAAGGTCGCCGAGGATCTCGGCGGTGCCCCCAGGCGTGGTGCTTTCCACGCACAGCTGCTCCATGGCCGTGAGGTACGGATCGACATCCTCACGTTTGTCGAGGTAGAGGGCACCCCAGAGCTGCTCGACATAGACGACGTCCGACAGGTCGGACTCAGGAAACCGTAAGATGCTGAACGCGCCACCCTCGGCCGCGTGCATACCGAACCGGAAGGGCATCACCTGAATGGTGATGTTGGGCAGCGTGGTCACCTCCAGCAGATGCTGGAGCTGTTCACGCATGATCTCCCCGCCTCCGATGGGGCGTCTCAGGGCAGCCTCGTCGATGACGGCCCACAGTCGGGGGCCCTCCTTCTTCGTCAGGCGATCCTGCCGCTGCATACGCATGTGCACACGACGCTCGATCTCCGCCTCCGGCACGTCCGGGTAGCCCAACCGGATCACGGTGCGCGCGTAGGCGGACGTCTGCAGGAGGCCGGGGATGAACTGCACCTCGTAGGTGCGGATCATGTTCGCCGCCTCCTCCAGCCCGACATAGGTGGTGAACCAGTTCGGCAACAGGTCGCCGTACTTGTGCCACCAGCCAGGGGTGTTCGCCTCGCGGACCATCTCCAGCAGGCCGCGCCGTTCCGCGTCGTCGAGCACGCCGTACAGGGTGAGCAGGTCCTCGACGTCACGCGTCTTGAAACCGACGCGGCCGAGCTCCATGCGGCTGATCTTGGACTCGGAGGCCCGGATGTGGAATCCGGCCGCCTCGCGGGTGAGCCCCTTCTCCTCACGCAGCCGGCGCAGGCTCGCGCCGAGCATGATGCGCCGAACGGTGGAACCGGTACCGGGCGGGTCCATGGACACGTGGTGCTCCTCGCTCGCTTTCCTGATCGACAGTTTGTCACTTCTGCGGCCCAAGATCCCCT contains:
- a CDS encoding helix-turn-helix domain-containing protein gives rise to the protein MDPPGTGSTVRRIMLGASLRRLREEKGLTREAAGFHIRASESKISRMELGRVGFKTRDVEDLLTLYGVLDDAERRGLLEMVREANTPGWWHKYGDLLPNWFTTYVGLEEAANMIRTYEVQFIPGLLQTSAYARTVIRLGYPDVPEAEIERRVHMRMQRQDRLTKKEGPRLWAVIDEAALRRPIGGGEIMREQLQHLLEVTTLPNITIQVMPFRFGMHAAEGGAFSILRFPESDLSDVVYVEQLWGALYLDKREDVDPYLTAMEQLCVESTTPGGTAEILGDLLREM
- a CDS encoding DUF397 domain-containing protein, with the translated sequence MEKTYNGMPAADLAGASWRKSRYSNSTGNCVELAELPDGSIAVRNSRFPEGPALIYTRDEIRALVLGVKDGEFDSLTV